The following is a genomic window from Mya arenaria isolate MELC-2E11 chromosome 4, ASM2691426v1.
aacttcACTTTGATAATATGAATACGGTTAAAGTAACAAAACGGCCATTATCAAACCACTTcacgaaaaaataaaatgtgataaaGACTAGAGGGATTGGCGGTGACCGGGTGAATGGGGCTGGACAGCGATGGTCAGCCGGCGTGGCCTATAGTTACGCAATATGCACACGGGGCACTCTCCTAGACTGACAAGTGGCCAGTAAGATCCCTGCAACGATACATATTCGGCCACGTATATTTTGAGTAGTTTAATTCAATTTGACTTAATTTTGACAGCTAGCGGAAGTCGTTTGATGAATCAAACGAGCCCGCCGCGGGCCGTCCCTATATAATGTACATTCACCATCTAGTCTACAGCAAGAACATTTTGGACCACTCGCTCACAAGGTAAACATCTAcagcatattttgttttactttaaaacatttaaggaTATACCCGGATTTAACAGTGTACCGTGGTAGTTCTGGGATATGTTTTTGgcgtatattttttgtatacatgtgcGGATATATTTACTATTTGGTGTCCTAACTCTTGAATCAGACGTTCCTTTATAACTATAAgggtttttttaagaaaaaaatacattcaagcCAATTTGATTGtctaaaaaagtatatataatgTTCTTATTACAATGCTATATGAAATGCAACGATTCGTTTGCTAGGGTGACGGCTTTTACAAACTTGGAAGTTTttactttgtttcattttaccATAGTGTGCATTAGAATTTCCATTGAGTGCTTGTTCATAGTTTTACCACAATATATTTTagaattcacattttttttttcagatgaaGATAGCAGTGATTTTACTAGGATTAGTGGCAACGGCTCTGGCCGACCACAGGGACGGTAAGATACagctttttgaaaacaattattgtaaagAAAAACTAAACTCAACATTACAAATAAAGATAAgcgaagtttattttttttcaaaaattaaagttaCATGTCTAAAATCCACACCGTTAGATTGCCCCGAGGTGGCGAGGTTAAACGGAACTGCGCGGTGTTTCCGCATAGTACTGACGTTAACGACGTAAGCCCGTCGCTACACCGATAACTCGAGTAGCCGCGGGCAATAAATCGAACATGTTTACTGAatttaacaaattgtttaataattgaaaattagttaaataaaaacaataaaatacaatttatttaaaaaaaatcaaattgtcaCACAGTTATAAATTTCCCAACAATGCAAAGAACAATAAGGCGGTAACTTGCCATCCTAATTGATTTGATAATGATTCTAATAAATCACttaaacgagcgaataataataataataataataataataataataataataataataatgataataataataataaatgtaattacAGAAGAAGACATTATTATTCCTTTAATAATCATTGTAGACATTGTGGGAGTTCTCCCTTTTATTTGACCCCTAACCCCACATTCCGCATCTTTCAGGCCCCACTATCCCGAACATGCCGGACCTGAACAAGCTGAACAACCTCGCTGGCGGGAAAATCCCAGAGATCCCGGCCGGTATGAAGATTGAGGACCTTAAGGACGCCTTTTACAACCTCCCACCCACCATGAAGGACAGGCTCAACGAGATGGCACAGTGTAAGTTACACAGGCTAAACGTTAATTCAGTAATTAGACTTTATAATTGCATTCGCGATATAcgacattattttatttcaacgtTGTTTGTAAAAAAGCGTAGTTTTCTCCTATCTTACTTCGGTATAATTAGTATGTAATTCTTGCCGTGCATTTATGCAACCAACAACGCGCTTACATCTGTGTCTGGCATATTGGCTTTCATATAGCTCATGTAAAAAGCCCAAActgtatatgaaaacattgaataacCATACATATTTCTGGTTTCAGCATTTGGCATGCAGTTGGATGACGTTGAAGATGCCCTGAACAACCCTCCCCAGAAACTCAAGGACTACTTTGAGAAGAATGGTAAGTTGCATTGCTATGAACAGTTCCTTCCGTTTTACTCCATCTATTCTTTGTGTAATTGCAATAAGAAATACATACCTTACATTTGCACGAGCATCATTTTCGGAAATTGTGCGATTTCAATTCTAGTTTTACATGCAAACAGAACTACCCACGCGTGCCAGACCCAGAGTACCCTCCGCACGTGTTGTAGTAGACTAGGCTGCAAGTTCTTACCTTCCCTTTCTCTTATTTCAGCTCAGAAGAAACCAAAGAGCGAACTTTGAATTGGGCATAATGGTCTCCGTTGCtgtgattttatttataatgctatttatttgaataaagataaaactAATGTACATGGTTTGTGTTTCTTGTAGGTCCCTGGGGTCGTCCGAGGCTGCGTCCAGGGATCCTACACTCCCCGACCCCGGGTGCTaatgattaataaatgttgtattaCAGGTGCCATACAagagtacatgtacattatagtGATTTACGAGAGAAATGATAGGTACTATAAGTTAGAATGCAGTTACTGTACTTAGAGAATGGACACTAATGGATAAGGAGTGACAAACTTGGTCAAAACAGGAGACAACTAGGAACAGCATTCGACTGTAATTTTGAAAACGTGAAATCGTATGATtgaaatacattgaaacaaaggGTATTATACAACTCTTGTCTGGTTTAATGGCGTCAATTTAAGTACCAGTTCTTAGCGTTAAGAAAAACATTCGGGAAAGGACTATAGAGACTGTAACAACTATACAGCAATACAATGTATAGCCTCGCATAAAGTTAACCATATGCAATGCCATCGCATGAACTGATTATAAATAAGAGAGATAGCCCTAGTATTTGAATTTGCTCAACGTCAAATGATGCATCCATATTGACATCACTATCCGGTGATGAATCACGCAATTCTTTTACAGCAATAGGAACTTTAAGTTACTTGTTCGTGCAACAATGGTTGAAGACGTTGATAAAGCCATATCCGAAATAGATTAGCTTggtttagaatacaacctacatttacagccaatgaaattgcagatatgcGATCATAAAGTAGTAGGCTTAATCAGTAAGAAATTCAACCTTTTCTGGTGTTTAAATGTCCGCTCAAtgtcactcatccgatacacactgcCTGCGTCatattttgcgttgacaatatGTCAGctaatgaggttgtattctaagtgaGTAAgttgacctgaattaaaatcttaattataaagaAGGGCTTGTTACCTACACTCACTCcgtccattcttaatcattaagattttaattcatcttACTACTGAATAATCGTCGACATTGTGATGGCTTCTTATGGAGAGTtgcaattcaaatgttattCTAGTTAGAATGTAGGCGATGTGAAATAGCTTAACATTTTAGGGAGAATCACTTCTCGACTATTGTATTTGCACTTATTCCTTCTACAGCCGAAAAGGGTGGTGCCGAGCAGCCCAAACCGTTCGTGCCCGCAAGTGACTCAGCCACCGGCGGCATGGACAGCATCCTCGATGGCATGGACCTCGGACCCATGGGAAACATGATGAAGGGTATGTTTCACCAACTGTTGTCAATTCAAGGGGGTCATTGAAACATTTGCTACTACGAAATTAAGTTTGTTGTATAAATAGTGTATAAGGTGTTCAGAACAGGCATATGAGCCTTTTATAATGTTTCTTGGTCAGCATTTCTCCTTCTCCTACTCCATGGTAAATACGTGATATACTGCTCCATTAGGCTAAGACGTCTGTTTGCCACATAACGATATATAGTGTTTGTATGTAAACGCCATTATAGTATGAGGCCTTACATTCCGCATGCATGGAAATGTTAATGTTCTAGCGttatacaaacaacaataaaaatgatactCACCAGCAGAATATAAGACactaattaaaacaaataagtattattcgatgatacatatataaagcTGAATTGTCTGTGTACAGGTATGGACATCGGTGCTATGATGGAGAACATGGACATGGGCGCCATGTCTGACATGATGAAGAATGTGGACATCAACGGGCTCTTGAAGAACATGGACATCGGACCCATGGGAGACATGATGAAGAACATGGACCTCAACGCCATGATGAAGAACATGGACATCGGATCAATGATGAAGAACATGGACATCGGATCAATGATGAAGAACATGGACATCGGATCAATGATGAAGAACATGGATCTCGGCGCCATGGGCGATATGGTCAAGAACGTCGACGTTAATGGGCTTATGAAGAACATGGACCTCGGCGCCATGGGCGATATGGTCAAGAACGTGGATATCAACTCTATGATGAAGAACGTCGACGTCGGTTCCATTGTTAAGGGTATGGGTGTTGGCAAGATGGCTGATATGGTCAAGAACGTGGATGTCGCCGGTATGATGAAGAACGTGGATTTGGGCGCTATGACTGACATGGTGAAGAATGTTGACGTCGCTGGACTCATGAAGAACATGGACATGGGAGCCATGGGCGATATCATGAAGAACGTTGATGTTGCTGGTATTATGAAGAACATGGACATGGGAGCCATGGGCGATATCATGAAGAACGTGGATGTTGCTGGTATGATGAAGAACATGGATATGGGCGCTATGACTGACATAATGAAGAATGTAGATATTGGTGGAATCATGAAGAACATGGATATGGGTGCTATGGCCGGCATGATGAAAAACATGGATATGGGTGCTATGGCCGGTATGATGAAAAACATGGATATGGGAGCTATGACCGGTATGATGAAAAACATGGATATGGGTGCTATGGCCGGCATGATGAAAAACATGGATATGGGTGCTATGGCCGGCATGATGAAAAACATGGATATGGGAGCTATGACCGATATGATGAAGAACGTCGACGTCGCCGGCATCATGAAGAACATGGATATGGGTTCCATTGGAAAAATGATGAAGAATGTTGACATCGGTTCCATCATGAAGAACTTCGACCTTGGATCCATCGGCGGCATGTTTAAGAACATGGATATGGGCGCCATGCTCAAGATGGCCGGACCAATGCTTGGAATGGACCTTGGACCCGTGCAAGGTAAATTAATAAACgggtttattaaaaaaaacacgtaaATGTAAGCGAAAAGATTATTAAGTATTATGCCCACCACCAAACGTTCCTAGTCACTCCAATTATTAAACGTCAATATTCCATAGTATTACGTGCTATTGTGACACGCCTGTATTTTCTCTTACAGGAATGCTTGGCCCAATCATGGATATGATGAAAGACTTTGACCTCGGCAGCATCTTGGGTCTCGTAAAGGAGCACAAGTTCGACCTTGAGACACTCATTGACCTCAAGGACATGGCATGGGACTACCTGGAGCAGAGGGGTGTACCAAGTAGGTTTCATGCTTCcaaatatttcagtaaaatatttacatttgtgcaaaggatttaaatttttgaaagaaGTTGTTGTTAGGATCTCAATACTCGTATTTGTTGTGTTTGCCTTCACTctcaaaacattaatataaagcAACGATATGCAGTGTTGGTGAAAGATACACAACCAAACTCCATTATTAAGGTTTCACCTTTTTACCCTTTATAGTGGACGACCCAATGGCCTTCCTGGACTTTGTGCACGAGAAGATTAAGTCCCTGCCCCTTCCCCCAGACATGGACATCACCCCCGTCCTCAACATGGTGCACGGGCAACTCGAGTCAATGGGATTCCCCGAGGACAAGACCCAGATCAAGAGCTGGCTCCTGGAACAGGCTGGACTCATCGGCATCAAGGACATCGAGGAGCTTAGTAAGTACTTGGGCAGTGATGTGGTCATTTGTATTGCAGACacacttatatatttacatgtaaaaagtTACTAGGCACTCGTGACAGAAAGACATTGACACTCCACTAATACTAAGTCATTGAACTTAAGCATCTGTGTAAAGAACATTAATTCGAAAAATGATTAAATCTGATTACAAAACCATCATTGTACCGCAAATATTAACATACATATACTCATAAGTCGCTCGTTGTTATTACAGAGGACCCCGAGGTTTTGTCCCGTGTGATGATGAAGAAAGCCTTCCGTATGTTGGGCTTGGACGAGAACGAGGATCCCTCCGTGGTGAAGGACCGCATTCACGAGCAGCTCCTGGAGGAGGCCGAGAAACTAGGCGCCTCCATCCCCAAGGACGCCAGCCCAGCACATGTGATGAAGGAGATGGACAAGGTGCTCACCAAACACCTCAACGAGATGCTTGGCCTTAAGGCTGACTCTATCCTCCCCGGCCACCTCCACCGTGCTGCCATGGAGAAACTCCAGAACTCCGGCATCCCAGTCAGTAAGTAGCACTAGCTATATAGGCAGTGGCCTGCAGGCGCTCAGAATGAAAGTAGTAGGACATTGAAAATGATTCGATGTATTCATGTGTGTTtagttgatttattttatgcaaTACAAACGATACATTCATTGTATATATTAACAATGTTTCATAGAGAGGCCTGTTCAGatacaaaaacatcatattttaagCCTAAAATATTTAGAGCATCCACGCATTTTAAAAGAATGATTTAATTTGTTTCAGATGATTTCGGTGCCCTGAAGAAGCACGTTATCAGCATGGCCATGAAGCACCTCATGAAGTCAGGTAAATGGAACACCCGCCATTCAGAGTTGTAGAAACACACACCGCATAATTACTTGTATCATGTAACTGATTTGAGGCGAAACTGTGGTATTTGACTGTTGTAAAAATGCTAATGTGAAAAAAGATATTAGCAATGAACATGCTATCAGATACATTTATTACCAACAACTGCCATCCAGCCATGGAAGGGCTCGAATTATTCATAGTGCTTCTTTAAAATGCTTTAGTTTATATCTATGAAATACGTCACTttcttgtattatttatttatttattattgttttgtttgttctaTGTGAGTTTTACCTGTACTGTATATCTGTATGTATATGCAAACAAGCTGACACATTTtgtaaagaattaataaattGTTCTAAGTAATTTGCAAGAATTGTTCTGTCTGCACTGAAATCTGATGTTAAAGGCAACTTAATGTGAAAGTTTGTATATGCATACAGATATTCatgtacatttgttttgtatatattgttttcattctcACCATGCATATTATGCTTTCATATTTCTTTGCTTTCGTCATCTCATTTCTGTTCCCTTCTCCCGCTGTAACACTATCATGTACATGACTGCCTGCTATCAGACAATACCGTTCGTAAATAATCGACCTGCAAAAGAATACAGACCTTTGAATGATCATGTTCTACGACAAATTAATCAGGGTTTTATGGTAGTAAATGGACCTTCAATCCATGTTAAGGTGGAATGAGAATGAGTTGAAAGGACGATATCAATAATAATGTTCCTATTGTCATTTTCTGTGCACGGGTACAATGCATATCGAATTTCCGTTTGTGTacgattttaaataaatattcttgaACGATGatcttcaatttcattttaatgaacaaCGTGAAATATGACTGTAAAATTTAGAATGAAAATCGGCAAAACGAGATGTACATTCCGGAAATATAGCTCCTCGTTCATTCAATTTAAATCTCCCATTTTCCCTCTCGTACTCGTTACTGCCTCTGGCATCCTCCTCCTTGTCACTATGAACCATCCCTCTTCCCTATTCTGACGGTTGTTCCGCATCCACAGTGACACCGATGGTGATGAACTTCTTCATGGGCGGCCACCGCCAGCAGGCACCACCACCGCAGCCAATGATGCCGCCAATGATGCCGCCAATGATGCCACCACATATCCGTAAGATACCTTCCTTTCTACGTTGTAATGATACCATTGGCAGTTTATTTTCCCCGATATAGTTCCTTTTTAGAATTTTACCTTTGGTAGAGTCATACGTCTGATTCGTTTGGTATACATGTCATCTTTACAGcgtattatatttgtttattttgtactCATTCAGCAATCAATTTGGCCGTGTCCGTGAACGTGGACGGGCCTCAGCCACAGATCGTCCAGATGCCAATGCCAAGGTACCTCCATGGCGCCGAGCCCGCCCTTGACCACTCCGGCCTCGACAACATGAACGACGAGGAGATGTTCCACCACATCATGGCCGTCCGTCAGGGTCTCATGAGCGGCGAGATGCCAGAGGAGATACTCCAGGAAATGATCGAAGACCTCATGTCCGCGTACGTATACAGTTATATGATTGAATAATATACACAACATGTGCTGAATGCATTGTGTATTTATCTAAATTCAAGTGAAATGGAAAAATCGTTAACGActcatatttcataatttcatataACCCAATATACTCAATAGCCAACTAACATGTCAAACATTTGACcgtacatttaaaaaagtatatatggtttatgtttgtttgatttcttATTAGTGTTTTTTTCACCAACAGTCGCTTGAGAAACCGTGTGTTGACTGTGAGAAACATGTTCCTGAGTGACCGTCTGGCAGCCATGGAACACGAGATGGACATGATGGCCGCgcaccagcagcagcaggagATCCCCCGGCCCCACCGCCTCCGCCGCCCCCAGAGGCCCCGCTCTACCAGGCGCCAGCCCGCCCAGCGCCAGGTCGAGAGCCCCCTGCTCAAGGCTCTTCTCAGGCCCAGGGTACTTTAAGATGGACGTTCCCAATTAAAGATGACGCCAGCTACCATTTCTACGAAAGCAGTGTAGCCGCAATGTTTCTCCGCTTGTTCAGTTTCCAATGAAATCCGTTTTTCTTGTTAtaaatttttgtataaaattaattGTACTGATGATGCCCTAAGAATATTCCGGATgatgttatatgaatattgaGTTTCGAAAACATTTCGTCGCATATAGGGCCGTTgaatgttcttgttttatggtttaattcTGCAGGTCAGATATACTTCATCGTCAAGTCTTTATTATCTTAATGTATTGCCTGTCTCACAATGTCTCTTGTTATACATATAGTTAAATTAAGTATGTGTAATACATGTAGAAGGGAACAAATGTCTCATATTTAAGTTGTTATCAATATCGTACTATGGCATACGTGTTCTCTATGTGATATCTCAATATGGATCTAGTATaacagttgaaaaataaaagatgttattgtatttgttgttgatgttcatttattaaaacGCCATGAAAAGGCGTGCCATAACCcgctttataataaatatcaGCAATTTCACTAAAAAGTTGAGCAATAAAAAAGACTAGTGTTATCATTAgccatttgaaaagaaaaacacaacagATTGACGTTTTCAACCGAAACGTTCATATTCCTCATGTAACACAAGTTTCGGCTGCGGCGTCAAACATGACCTTTGTCCAAACTTTCTAAAGCAGGCATGTTGGACGTGTTCTGACACTTGAACTTTTCCCAGCTTGAAGTAGCATGCCATCAGCTGCTGGTACATTTTTACACTAGCTTGACCTTTAACATCTGATGACGtatcttgaccttgacctttggttaCCATGGAAATGTTAATGACGTCACCGAGTCTCTCGATGGCTATCTCGTACAAACTATGAGTTATAAGCCAGCTGGCTTCGTATTCAACAATAGTCGCGTTTACAGAAAATGGATTGTCTCGTGAGCTTGTTCTAGATGAATTTCTGTTTTTCTGATAGATTTTGTAATttccacatttatacatttcttgATACATGCGTGAATGATGAGTCTGCAACCTTTTAGACAGGAGATAGTTGTATGTTTCATCCCTGGACATAATCTTAAACATGTAATACATATTCGACTCATGAAATACATCATCAATGTAGTTCAATATGCGTATTCTTTCGTTCAAGGCAAAGGCATTTTCTCGTCGTCCGCTGTATACATAGAACTCGTGATACGTTTTTACAACCAAAGCCACGTCATGGTTTAGGACGGTGAAACCGGCGAGGTCATAAATATCGCCGTCTATCACAACTCCATTCACGTTCGGTTGACGTCGAATGACATCTAAACAGATGTTCAAGTCGCGAGAATCTCTGGCATGTCCGTACGACCATTTGGACGTATTTCGATTGTTTACGCTTGGAAATCCAACGTATGTGTTTACTGCACACAATACTGATATTGTTAGCAAAGCAAGTTTCATCGGCATACGCCGCAACTGTTTTGAAATGGCACTCACAAGGTCATGGACGGCAAGAGCAACACTTATTGAATATAGGACAAACACGTTATGAATAAACCGGGTTTCCTTGTGGCTAACACTGGAATATATAACTAACGTAAGTACAAATGAAACTACCATTGAAATGACTTTGTACGGCCGAGTACTGTTTTTCACGTGAACCTTATCACCGAGGTAAACGTATCCAAAGAAAACTATACACAGACAAGTTGAACAAACATGGAAAGTGTCGCTCACGAATTCATACCAGTAGCTGGCACTCATTGGTGATGAAAACAGTTTACTAGCCTTGCCGGACAATATGTTAAACTTGAACCACTGCAAGGGCGATATGACGTTGATCCCATAATTACGCATATCACAACATACACCGACAATAATAGCCATCGTGCATCCGACAGCTATTGCAATGGTTTCCGTCAATCTTGTTTTCCAATGAGATTTCATGGTTAATATCAGTGAAGCGTAAACAACGGAAAACTGCAGTGCATTGTCCATTCTAACAGAACAAATGAGTCCAAGCAAAAATCCAGATGCCACCAGACAATAGAGTCGACTTAACGAACTGTTGCCAAGATCGCGTGCAGGACTCACTGCGGCttgttttgaattgttattgGTGTCGCTAGGAAACTTGTTGTTGTCGCTAGGAAACCTGGATCTTTTCCGGACGCCAGTGACGGTTGGACACTGGTCTACCGACGACGAGGACGAATATCCGCTTGAGCATGTATCTGCGTACGGTTCACTGCCTGGTCTCTTGGTGTGACTTTCTTGCACATTGGCCACTGTAGGtatacacacgtacaaacagTAGAACAAGATCGGCGCTGTGAAGCTGTTCACGAGAGCATGTGTGCCGAACACGACGAGGTGAATCTGGGTGGCGCTCAACACGCATGCTCCGACAGCGAGCAGACGACAGCAGAACACTTTGTTGGTAAAGAGGTAGACAGACATCGGCAGCATGGACGTCACGGCGACGTTAAACAATCGGCATATCTGTAAAATGGAAGGAAATGCAATGAACGTCCGGCTTTATTTGAATTGATAAAGACGATTTCATTTGTGAAAGGTCATCCTTCGCATATTTTCTTCATGAACTATAAATTATTCACAGTATCTCAGTTTGGAAAACTCACAGTCATTTGATAGTAATGAACTCCTGCTATGGTGGCATTGAGCTATTTAGGccttcgagattttctgacatttttaaacCGCAGTAatgcatagttattttatgctagatcgttggtaggagtgacccgATTGATAGGTGAAATTTCACTAAATGTATttcaggtcatatgacaccaaagctGGAATTCAATCTTATCAAATGACTGTGGGAAAACTAACGAGATAATTTATCAATTGCGGTCTTACACTATCCATAAAAACGTATTGTGTTagaaaatgttatgaaattttatgTGATTACCATGAAAGGGCTTGAACCGATGCCAATGAGCTTTGTAGCGTACAACAGTGCAGCGAACACATATGGGAACATGAAGGATCTGAGGCCGTACATTCCTGACGTCAATGTCCGGTTTTCCACTGACGTCGTTACGTTGATTGGTGCCGGAAGGTACTCATATGGACGGAAACCGTAACCATTCACCTCGGAGAACGCCACTGCAGTGAAAACAATGTATTGCCACGAATGATCATGGGAACATACGCACTAGACTTTAAAGAGTACAAGGT
Proteins encoded in this region:
- the LOC128229785 gene encoding uncharacterized protein LOC128229785, giving the protein MKIAVILLGLVATALADHRDGPTIPNMPDLNKLNNLAGGKIPEIPAGMKIEDLKDAFYNLPPTMKDRLNEMAQSFGMQLDDVEDALNNPPQKLKDYFEKNAEKGGAEQPKPFVPASDSATGGMDSILDGMDLGPMGNMMKGMDIGAMMENMDMGAMSDMMKNVDINGLLKNMDIGPMGDMMKNMDLNAMMKNMDIGSMMKNMDIGSMMKNMDIGSMMKNMDLGAMGDMVKNVDVNGLMKNMDLGAMGDMVKNVDINSMMKNVDVGSIVKGMGVGKMADMVKNVDVAGMMKNVDLGAMTDMVKNVDVAGLMKNMDMGAMGDIMKNVDVAGIMKNMDMGAMGDIMKNVDVAGMMKNMDMGAMTDIMKNVDIGGIMKNMDMGAMAGMMKNMDMGAMAGMMKNMDMGAMTGMMKNMDMGAMAGMMKNMDMGAMAGMMKNMDMGAMTDMMKNVDVAGIMKNMDMGSIGKMMKNVDIGSIMKNFDLGSIGGMFKNMDMGAMLKMAGPMLGMDLGPVQGMLGPIMDMMKDFDLGSILGLVKEHKFDLETLIDLKDMAWDYLEQRGVPMDDPMAFLDFVHEKIKSLPLPPDMDITPVLNMVHGQLESMGFPEDKTQIKSWLLEQAGLIGIKDIEELKDPEVLSRVMMKKAFRMLGLDENEDPSVVKDRIHEQLLEEAEKLGASIPKDASPAHVMKEMDKVLTKHLNEMLGLKADSILPGHLHRAAMEKLQNSGIPVNDFGALKKHVISMAMKHLMKSVTPMVMNFFMGGHRQQAPPPQPMMPPMMPPMMPPHIPINLAVSVNVDGPQPQIVQMPMPRYLHGAEPALDHSGLDNMNDEEMFHHIMAVRQGLMSGEMPEEILQEMIEDLMSARLRNRVLTVRNMFLSDRLAAMEHEMDMMAAHQQQQEIPRPHRLRRPQRPRSTRRQPAQRQVESPLLKALLRPRVL
- the LOC128229786 gene encoding uncharacterized protein LOC128229786 isoform X2 gives rise to the protein MTSRMAYMTSPESWWLLHPDEVYQSMEVAFSEVNGYGFRPYEYLPAPINVTTSVENRTLTSGMYGLRSFMFPYVFAALLYATKLIGIGSSPFMICRLFNVAVTSMLPMSVYLFTNKVFCCRLLAVGACVLSATQIHLVVFGTHALVNSFTAPILFYCLYVCIPTVANVQESHTKRPGSEPYADTCSSGYSSSSSVDQCPTVTGVRKRSRFPSDNNKFPSDTNNNSKQAAVSPARDLGNSSLSRLYCLVASGFLLGLICSVRMDNALQFSVVYASLILTMKSHWKTRLTETIAIAVGCTMAIIVGVCCDMRNYGINVISPLQWFKFNILSGKASKLFSSPMSASYWYEFVSDTFHVCSTCLCIVFFGYVYLGDKVHVKNSTRPYKVISMVVSFVLTLVIYSSVSHKETRFIHNVFVLYSISVALAVHDLVSAISKQLRRMPMKLALLTISVLCAVNTYVGFPSVNNRNTSKWSYGHARDSRDLNICLDVIRRQPNVNGVVIDGDIYDLAGFTVLNHDVALVVKTYHEFYVYSGRRENAFALNERIRILNYIDDVFHESNMYYMFKIMSRDETYNYLLSKRLQTHHSRMYQEMYKCGNYKIYQKNRNSSRTSSRDNPFSVNATIVEYEASWLITHSLYEIAIERLGDVINISMVTKGQGQDTSSDVKGQASVKMYQQLMACYFKLGKVQVSEHVQHACFRKFGQRSCLTPQPKLVLHEEYERFG
- the LOC128229786 gene encoding uncharacterized protein LOC128229786 isoform X1, with protein sequence MKKVLSCVDDGRAGGTRGGKDGQDVHVCFCGNDGQVPRWCPWLVVTVAMTSRMAYMTSPESWWLLHPDEVYQSMEVAFSEVNGYGFRPYEYLPAPINVTTSVENRTLTSGMYGLRSFMFPYVFAALLYATKLIGIGSSPFMICRLFNVAVTSMLPMSVYLFTNKVFCCRLLAVGACVLSATQIHLVVFGTHALVNSFTAPILFYCLYVCIPTVANVQESHTKRPGSEPYADTCSSGYSSSSSVDQCPTVTGVRKRSRFPSDNNKFPSDTNNNSKQAAVSPARDLGNSSLSRLYCLVASGFLLGLICSVRMDNALQFSVVYASLILTMKSHWKTRLTETIAIAVGCTMAIIVGVCCDMRNYGINVISPLQWFKFNILSGKASKLFSSPMSASYWYEFVSDTFHVCSTCLCIVFFGYVYLGDKVHVKNSTRPYKVISMVVSFVLTLVIYSSVSHKETRFIHNVFVLYSISVALAVHDLVSAISKQLRRMPMKLALLTISVLCAVNTYVGFPSVNNRNTSKWSYGHARDSRDLNICLDVIRRQPNVNGVVIDGDIYDLAGFTVLNHDVALVVKTYHEFYVYSGRRENAFALNERIRILNYIDDVFHESNMYYMFKIMSRDETYNYLLSKRLQTHHSRMYQEMYKCGNYKIYQKNRNSSRTSSRDNPFSVNATIVEYEASWLITHSLYEIAIERLGDVINISMVTKGQGQDTSSDVKGQASVKMYQQLMACYFKLGKVQVSEHVQHACFRKFGQRSCLTPQPKLVLHEEYERFG